From a region of the Nitrospira sp. genome:
- a CDS encoding TonB-dependent receptor: MEPPRTSSTSEQALKEELLFMREETVSIASRHEQPISQAPSNVYVITDEDIRQSGAPDLPTVLRRIPGLEVMQVTGADFNVSMRGDNQLVSNKLLVMVDGRSIYVDVQGSVYWKAIPVTLPEIKRIEVQKGPASVLYGFNAFDGIINIITKSPEEIKGVTAQVGGGAYGTINSAAIYANSYKKLGFRLSYGLDQNRQWRNGSELAYRDNKFNVQTEYALGGESKLSFSGGLVDVNHFDGLITDAAVQTGVPDFGHAHAVYERPNFFIRGFWNGYDIDEGLVATNPLLAPLLRFTDRSFSSDQRLRGNTYNIEAQQGIELGDTTRLTAGINYRHNTLSHNFIDRFRTEDRMGFYVQGEWKPSPMFQVVGGVRYDLDTFISPTISPRGSLVFTPAPNHSFRATMAVGYRPPTFFEAYHDSRVLITLPVPFPSPPPIQVNGRGNLRPEQIVSYELEYQGWYVQHRLRGRAAIFYNHISDLITTTVPAPIQGGVADIFGGEAGLEFLATKWLSGFGNFSYQQIGQTLTGTSQRGGPRFKYNAGLRGQWENGLSGEITYHWVGAATYPLSSAFSMFSDFGVIQPDPHVGSYQLLNLRGAYRFWQEAAVAGYRREAEVAISAFNALNDKHREHPLGDVIGSRLMGWLTLRY; the protein is encoded by the coding sequence ATGGAACCTCCACGCACGTCATCGACGTCAGAGCAAGCGCTGAAAGAGGAACTTCTCTTCATGCGAGAGGAAACCGTCAGCATCGCCAGCCGGCACGAGCAGCCGATCTCACAAGCGCCGTCTAACGTGTACGTCATCACCGATGAGGATATCCGCCAGTCCGGCGCTCCGGATCTTCCCACGGTGCTCCGGCGCATTCCCGGCCTGGAAGTGATGCAGGTTACAGGCGCGGACTTCAACGTGAGCATGCGTGGGGATAATCAACTGGTCAGCAACAAACTCTTGGTCATGGTCGATGGCCGTTCCATCTATGTCGATGTGCAAGGAAGCGTGTACTGGAAAGCAATTCCTGTCACCTTGCCGGAGATCAAACGCATCGAGGTCCAGAAAGGACCAGCCTCCGTCCTTTACGGCTTCAATGCCTTCGATGGCATCATCAATATCATCACGAAATCGCCGGAAGAGATAAAAGGTGTCACCGCTCAAGTTGGTGGGGGGGCCTACGGCACGATCAACAGCGCTGCCATCTATGCCAACAGTTACAAGAAATTGGGATTCCGTCTCTCGTACGGCCTCGATCAAAACCGGCAGTGGCGCAACGGCAGCGAGTTGGCGTATCGCGATAACAAGTTCAATGTGCAGACGGAGTATGCCCTGGGAGGTGAATCCAAGCTCTCGTTCTCTGGTGGCCTCGTTGATGTGAATCACTTCGACGGTCTCATTACAGATGCGGCTGTGCAAACCGGCGTGCCAGATTTTGGGCATGCCCACGCGGTCTATGAACGACCGAATTTTTTTATTCGTGGATTTTGGAACGGCTACGATATCGATGAAGGCCTTGTCGCGACCAATCCCCTGCTTGCGCCGTTGCTGCGTTTCACTGACCGAAGCTTCAGTTCTGATCAGAGGCTGCGAGGCAACACGTACAATATCGAAGCTCAGCAGGGAATCGAGTTGGGGGACACCACGCGCCTCACCGCCGGAATCAACTACCGGCATAATACCCTCTCGCATAACTTCATTGATCGCTTTCGCACCGAGGATCGCATGGGGTTCTATGTACAGGGGGAATGGAAGCCGTCACCCATGTTCCAAGTAGTCGGCGGAGTGCGGTATGACCTCGATACCTTCATCAGTCCCACCATCAGTCCGCGCGGTTCGCTTGTGTTTACCCCGGCTCCGAACCATTCTTTCCGGGCCACCATGGCTGTTGGGTACCGCCCACCGACGTTTTTTGAGGCCTATCATGACTCTCGGGTGCTCATCACCCTCCCAGTTCCTTTTCCCTCGCCACCCCCTATCCAAGTAAACGGGAGGGGAAATCTCAGGCCTGAGCAAATCGTATCCTATGAACTGGAGTATCAGGGTTGGTATGTACAGCACCGGCTCAGGGGTCGTGCGGCCATCTTTTATAACCACATCTCCGACTTGATCACCACGACTGTCCCGGCACCCATCCAAGGTGGAGTGGCCGACATCTTTGGGGGCGAAGCCGGCCTTGAATTCCTAGCGACCAAATGGTTGAGCGGGTTCGGCAACTTTTCGTATCAACAAATCGGCCAGACCCTCACGGGAACTTCTCAGCGCGGCGGGCCTCGCTTCAAATACAACGCCGGTCTCCGAGGCCAGTGGGAAAACGGACTCAGCGGGGAGATCACCTATCACTGGGTCGGTGCCGCCACCTATCCGCTTTCTTCCGCTTTTTCAATGTTCTCCGACTTCGGCGTAATCCAGCCCGATCCACATGTCGGGAGCTACCAGCTCTTGAATCTGCGCGGGGCCTATCGGTTCTGGCAGGAAGCCGCGGTAGCCGGCTATCGACGCGAAGCGGAGGTCGCGATATCCGCGTTCAACGCGCTCAACGACAAGCACCGGGAGCATCCCTTGGGCGATGTCATCGGCAGTCGACTGATGGGATGGCTGACGCTGCGGTATTAG